GCCGGGGTGGTGACGCAGAACATCGACGGCTTGCACCAGGCGGCGGGCTCGCGCAACGTGGTGGAATTCCACGGCGGCCTGGGCCGTTATTTCTGCAACGGCTGCGGCCGGGACCATGATCCGGCCCGGGCGCCGGCCCTGACGGCGGCCGATATTCCCTGGCTTTGCCGGGACTGCGGCGGGGTGGTGCGGCCGGACATCGTGTTTTTCGGCGAGGCCATTGCTCTTGACGCCCTCACAAAAAGCGGTCAATTGGCCTTGGCCGCTGATTTGATCCTCGTGGCCGGGACATCGGGGGAGGTCGCCCCGGCCAATCTCCTGCCTCGGGAGGTCAAGGCCAGGGGCGGGGCCGTGGTGGAAATCAATCTCGTGGAAAGCGCCTACAAGGGCCTGTCCGACGTCACGATCGCCGCGCCGGCGGAGATCGCCCTGCCGGCCTTGGCCGACCTCGCGCTCTCCTAACCTTCTTACATTCCCGCAGGTGGGTGCAATGGACGCGCTAACGCCGCATGGCGGTTTATGGGCCATGATGGCCAATGCCACGCCGACGGTCATATTCGTCCTGTCTATTCTGGCGTTTATGTCCCTCGGTTGCTGGAGCATCATCTTCGTGAAGCTGTTCACCCTGACCGCCGCCAAGCGCGACACGGCCAGGGACTATACCCGGTTCCAGGAGGCCGACTCCCTGCGCGCCGCCATGCACGCCCTGGGCCAGTCGCGCCAGTCGCCGGCCTTTTACGTCGGCCGCATGGCCTTCGAGGAACTCGTGCGCATGGAGCAGGCCGACCTCGATCCGGCGGAAAAGGGCCACATCGCCATGGACAACATCCGCCGGGTGCTGCGCCAGGCCGTGTCCCAGGAGCTGGCCAAGCTGTCGAGCAGCCTGTCGTTTCTGGCCACCAGCGCCAACGCCACCCCGTTCATCGGCCTGTTCGGCACGGTCTGGGGCATCATGAACTCCTTCCATTCCATCGGTCTGATGCAGTCCGCCGCCCTGGCCGCCGTGGCCCCGGGCATCTCCGAGGCCCTGGTGGCCACGGCCATCGGCCTGGCCGTGGCCATTCCGGCGGTCATCGCCTACAACTTCTTCCTCGGCTACGTGACCACCATCGAGGGCGAACTGGTCAATTTCGCCGGCGCCTTTTTGAACCGCATCCAGCGCGAGGTGACCTGGACCCCGCGCGAGGCCCGCGAGGAGGCGCCCGAAGCGCCCCGCCGCCGCGCCGCGGCCGAGAGGTTCTAGGCCATGGGCGCGCAGGTCGGCGGCCGCGGCCGCGTCATGTCGGACATCAACGTCACGCCCTTCGTGGACGTGATGCTGGTGCTGCTGATCATCTTCATGGTCACGGCGCCCATGATGACCCAGGGCCTGCAGGTGGATCTGCCCCAGACCCGTTCGGTGAGCGTGCTGCCCAAGGAAAGCGACGCGCTGGTGCTGACGATCAAGGCCGACGGCGCGCTTTTCCTCGACAAATACCAGGTGGAGCTCGGCGACCTCGAAGGGCAGGTGCGCCAGCTGGTGACCAACCAGAAAAAGCAGTTGTTCCTGCGGGCCGACCAGGCCGTGCCCTACGGCACGGTGGTGCGGGTCATGGGCCTGGTCAAGGCGGCCGGCGTGGACAAGCTCGGCGTCGTGGCCGAGGAAGAAAAGACGGCACCGGCCGGACCCGCCGCCAAAAAGAAATAGGAGCGGGGGACCGCCCGGCCCCCGCAACGAGTGCCCCATGCGCGTTCTCGGCTGGATATTTTCCATCTTCCTGCACCTGACCGTGGTGCTGGCCAGTCTCGTCTTCGTCAATCTCGAGCCGGTCAAGTTCCAGCTCAACGTGCCGGTCTACGAAGTGGACCTGGTGTCTTTGGGCGCGCCCGGGCTGCCGCCCGGGGAGGCCGGCCTGCCGCCGGGACCCAAGGGGCCGGGCGACCGGCCCGAACTCGGTCCCCCCGAGCCGGCCGGCGGCGACGACGGCGGGCCGGCCGAGGCCGAATTGCCCGAACCGGCCCAGGCGCCGCCCACCCCGGCCAAGCCGGCCGCCCCCGAGCCCGTGGCCGCCATCCCCCGCGCCCCCGAGCCCGAACCCAGCCGGCCCGAGCCCAAAAAGCCCGAACCCAAGCCGGAACCCAAGCCCGAGCCCAAGGCCACGCCCATTCCCACGGAACAGGCCAAGCCCGAGCCCAAGCCGGATTTCAAGAAGCTCGAGGAGGCCACGAAAAAGGCCGAGGACGCCAAGAAGAAGATCGAAGAGGCCAAGAAGCTCGAGGAAGCCAAGAAGGTCGAGGAGGCCAGGAAGAAGGCCGAGGAGACCAAGAAGGCCGAAGAAGCCAAAAAGAAGGCCGAAGAGGCGAAAAAGGCCGAGGAGGCCAAGAAAAAAGCCGAGGACGCCAAGAAGGCCGAGGAGGCGAAAAAAGCCGCCGAGGCGGCCAAGGCGGCGGCCGCGGCCAAGGAGGCGTCGGACAAGAACACCCTGGCCCAGGCCCTCAAGGACGCCAAGGCCAAGGCCGGATCGGGTTCCGGCTCCGGCTCCGGCTCCGGCTCCGGCAAGGGCGAGGCCGGCGGCGATCCCCTGGCCAAGGCCCTGGCCGATGCCCGGCGCCTGGCCGGCGGCGGCGGTGGCGGCGGCACGCCCGGCGGCACCGGCGGCGGCGGTGGCGGCGGCGTGACCATGGGGGTCTACGCGCAAATCGTCAACCGCGAGGTCAAAAAGAACTGGCGTTTCCCCCAAAGCGGGGCCAAGCAGCAATTGCTCGCCGTGGTGGAGGTCCATATCGACAAGGACGGGCGCATCCAGAACTACCGCCTGATCCAGTCCTCGGGCCAGCCGAATTTCGACGCCTCCACCGTCAAGTCCGTGGCCGAGACCGACACGCTGCCGCCGCCGCCGACGGGGCTTAACGTGCTGCAACTGCGGTTTAGCTCCCAGGAGCTCGGGCATTAGGAGGCGTCGCGTTCCGATGCGGCCGGCATTGCCCCGCTCCCGGTATCGGGCTATAGGGCAACCCAGGGGCGGCCCCGCCGGGCGGGGCGAAATCCAGCAACGATCAACGGGTTTTCGTTAGGATTGTGACAATGACCATGCGCGTGAACATGCGGATCATCGGTTTTCTGGGGGCCTTGGCCCTCGTTGCGTGCCTTGGGGCCGGCCAGGCCTTGGCGCAGCAGTCGTCCCTGGCCGTGGACATCCAGGGGCCGGGGCAGGCCAAGATGAACCTGGTCATGGCCCGGCCGTTCGCCGGCGGCGGCCAGCTCAGCCCGGCCGACAAACTCCAGGACCTCATCAACAAGGACTTGCAGTTCCTGCCCTTTTTGCAGCTCGTGCCGCCGTCGAGCATTCCCGGCCAGGTGAACGGGGCCACGGCCGACCAGATCGACTTCAAGCCCTTCGCCATGGGCAAGATCGACGTGCTGGTCACGGCCAACTGGAAGCCCGGGCCCAACCTCGGCAGCGTGGAACTGCGCGCCTTCGAGGTCTACACCCAAAAGGTCCTGGTGGGCAAAGGCTACGACGGTGTCACCGACGCCCAGCTGCCGGACATCGCCGACCGGTTCTGCATGGAGCTCATGCTGGCGCTCACCGGCCAGGGCGGATTTTTCAATTCCCAGATCGCCTTCGTCAAACCGAGCTCGGGCAAGGGCACGGACATCTGGACCGTGCGGCCCACGGGCCGGGGACTCACCCGGGTGACCAGCTACAACGAGCTGGGCATGGCCGTGAGCCCGGCCTGGTCCTTCGACGGCCGGCGCATCGCCTTCACGCTGATCGGCTCGCGTTCCCATTATCTGGGCGTGTGGTCCGGCGGCGGCAAGCCGCAGGTCTACACCCTGCCGAGCACCAACGTGGTCAGCCCGCGTTTCATGCCCGACGGCCAGATCGCCGTGAGCCTGGCCCTGCACGGCAAGGCCGACATCTATGTCCTCGGCGCCAACTACCAGCCCGGCCGGGCCATCGCCACCAGCCCCGGCATCGACGTCTCGCCGACCTTCGACGCCTCGGGGCGGCTGATGGCCTACGTCTCCGACGAGACCGGCAGCCCCAACATCTACGTCAAGGACGTCTCCGGCGGTTCGCCCCGGCGGCTGACCTCCTCGGGCTACAACACCAACCCGAGCATGAGCCCCGACGGCAAGCTCGTGGCCTTCACCAAGCAGCTCGGCGGCGCCCAGAAGGTCTTCGTCCACGACCTGTCCACGGGCCAGGAGACGCAGGTGACCTCGGGCGGCGGTTCGGACGAGAACCCGTCGTTCTCGCCCGACGGCTACTTCATCGCCTTCTCCTCCACCCGCAGCGGCCAGAAGAAGATCTATGTGACCACGCGCCACGGCGCGCCGCCGGTCATGATTCCCACGGGTGACGGAGCGGCGCAGATGCCGGCCTGGGGGCCCCTGCCACAGTAGGGCCGGGCCATGACGATTGTGTAAGAGAGGTGCTGTCTCAGGAGTCCGAACGGCGTCAATGGAGTCGGGGAGTTCCATTGAGGGCAAAGCGTCCTGAAACGGTCCGCAATTCCCTGTTGCTTTTTATTGCAAGAGGCGTAATTGGGGGCGCGTTCCGGTTGGCGCATCGCCAGCGCCGTCGAGAACAAGGCCAGGGGTAAAGCCCCTGGTTTCGTAAAGCCCGGGCGGGCAATGTGAGGAGGAAGAAAAATGATGCGTTCGAGGATTCTGGTTTTGTCGATGCTGGTGCTTATGCTGTCCCTGACGGGATTTGGCTGCGCCAAGAAGGCCGGCGGCCCCGGCGACGGTTCCGGCTCGAGCTGGGAGGAACAGGAGCGGGCGCGCCTGGAGCAGGAGCGGGCTCTGCGCGAAAAGATGGGGCAGGCGGCCAATGAACTGGCCCAGATGATCCACTTCGCCTTCGACAGTTCCAACCTGACTCCCGAGGCCCGGCAGATCCTGACCCGCAAGGCCGAGATCATGCGCCAGTACCCCCAGATCAAGGTGATCGTGGAAGGCAACTGCGACCAGCGCGGCACGGCCGAGTACAACCTGGCCCTTGGTGAACGCCGGGCCCAGGCCGCCGCCCAGTACCTGAGCAACCTGGGCATCGGCGCCGACCGCCTGTCCACGGTCAGCTACGGCAAGGAGCGCCCCCTGGATCCGTCCAATTCCGAGGCGGCCTACGCCAAGAACCGTCGCGACGAATTCCGCGCCACCTACTAGCTTTCACACCGCATCGCGGAAAGCGGCCGTCGGGGACTCCCGGCGGCCGCTTTTTCGTTGCGGGTCCGTCGCGCGGCAACAGCCAAAAAAGATTCGCCGTGGTCGCGTCTTGCCGGTAACCGGCCCTATCCGTCGTCATGTTTGCGGATCGTTCACGCGCTCGGGCGAATCGGGGGGGCGCTCAATCGCCCGGTATGGGGGTGGTGATTAACGGGAGCTACCCTCCGTTGCGGTGGCGGCCGGTCTGCCTCGGACCTTCCAAGGCATTACCGTCCCCATATCGCCCGGGCCATGGCCTGGCAAGTGAAATCCGCCGACACCCCGGGGCTTCGCGCGAGCCCGCCCGGGGTGCCGGCGGAGATGGCCGGGACAGGCCGAAAAGGGGCCCGGATGCGACGGGAGCGCGACACTCTAGCCGTCGGCGTTGCCCAGCCGCTGGATGAGCCCCGAGAGCGCCCCGGTCTGGTCGGTCAGGTTCCGGAAGTGCTGGGAGGCGTCCTGGGCCCGGTCGGCGTTGTCCCGGGCGATGCCGCTGACCTGGCCCATGCTGTCCATGATGGCCCGGGCCGAGGCAGCCTGCTGTTCGGCGGCGGCGGCGATGGCCCGGACCTGGGCGGCGGCGGCGTCGGCCGCGCCGAGGATGCGGCGCAGCCTGTCGCCGGACTCCCCGGCCAGGCTGGCCGTGGCGTCCACGGCTTCCATGGTCTTGTCCATGGCCTCGGTATTATCCCGGGTCATGGATTGGATGGTCTTGATGTTGTCGCCGACTTGGCCCGTGGCGGCCATGGTCTTTTCGGCGAGTTTGCGGACCTCGTCGGCCACCACGGCGAACCCCCGCCCGGCTTCGCCGGCCCGGGCCGCCTCGATGGCGGCGTTGAGGGCCAAGAGGTTGGTCTGGTCGGCGATGTCGGAAATCACCTGGATGACGGCGCCGATGCCCTCGGAGCGCGCGTCGAGTTGGCCCATGTTGGCCTTGAGCGACTCGGCCATGGCCTTGAGCCGGCCCATGGCCGCCACCGTGTCCCTGACGATGGCCTCGCCGCCGAGGGCCGTCTCCCGGGTCTGGCCCGTGGCCTCGGCGGCGTCGGCGGCGTTTTGGGCCACCTCGGCCACGGCGTCGCGCATCTGCGCCATGGCGTCCACGGTCGCTTCCAGGCTTTCCTGCTGCTGCCGGGCGCCCTGGTGGATGTCCTGGCCAAGCCCGGTCAGGTCGCGGGTGGCCGCGCCCACCTGTCCGGCCACCCGGGTCAGGCCCGAGACGGCCTCGCGCAGGGTGGCGTTGGCCGCCGCGACACGCGCGGCCGCTTCCCGGGCCTGGCTGGCGGCCAATGCCGAGCGCTCGGCCTCGCGCGTGGCCTCGGCCTCCTTGGCGGCCAGGGCGTCGAGGTTGGCCTTGAGTGCGCCGGCCATGTCTTCCAGGGCCCGCTGAAGCCGGCCCACCTCGTCGGTGCCGCGGGCTTGCAGATGCACGTCGAGGTCGCCGGCGGCGATGCGCCGGGCCGCCTCGGTGGTTTCGCGGATGGGCCGGACAATGCCCCGGGAAATGGCCAGGCCGAGGGGCAGCAGCACCAGCAGGAACATGACCGCGAACACCGCGCCGTCGATCAGGTTCATGCGGTCGCCCATGGCCCGCATGCGCGCGGTGATCCCCGCCGCCACCTCGTCCACGTTGTCCACGTACACCCCCGTGCCGATCCAGTAGTCCGTGCCGGGGATCATGGCGGCATAGCCGATCTTGGGCACTTCGCCCTTGCCGGGCTTGTCCCAGACGAAGGTGACGAAGCCGCCGCCGCCGGCCGCCGCTCTGGCCAGTTCGCGCACCGAATACACGCCGTCGCTGCCCCGCAGATCGCCCAGGTCCTTGCCCGGCAGGGTGGGATTGACCGCATGGGCCACATTGGTGGTGCCGGTGTAGACGAAGAAGTAGCCCGAGCGGTCCTCCTCGAAAAACACGTCCTGTATGGCCCGGCGCAAAAAGGCCTCCCGGGCCTTCCCGTCGAGGCCGGCCAGGGGTTTGGCCAGGGCCAGGGCCAGGCTGTCGGTGGCCGTCTTGATCTTGGCCTTCTCGCCGTCGAGCATGGCCTGCTTGGCCTGCGTCGCCCCGGCGTCGGTCAGGCGCCAGGAGGAGTAGGCGCCCACGCCGAAGATGATCGCGGCCGAAATGATGGAAATGCCGCAAAGGAGGAAAAGCTTCCTGCTGATGGACAGATTGTTCAAGGCGAAAACTCCTTGCCTTGTCATGAAAGGGAAGTGCCGCGAATGCGGTCGCCTGGCCGGCGAAGAGGTTGTGGCCCGTGCCGCGTCCGCGAAAGACGGTCAGGCGAAGGACGCCATGACCCGCTGAAGAAATAAATCGCCAGCCAATCGGGAGGTTGCCTCAGGCCGTCGCGCCCAGGATCAGCAGGGCCGCGTAGGCGGCGGTGGCGGCGAACACGAAATGACGCAGGCACCGGACAAACTGCTTACGCTTGGCCAGCATGAACTCGACCATGCCCAGGCGCTCGTCGGGACGGTCACAGATGTGCGGCAATCGGTCGACATAGTGGTCCATGTAGGCCGGTTCCGACAGCAGCAGCAAATAGAGGCGGGGCCGGAAATAAAACCGGTAGTAGAGGCAAAAGAGAAGGAAATAGGCGACAAAGAGCACCAGGGCGTAGCGCAGGCTGAGCATCGAGACCGTCCTTTCCGTTGGGGATCGCCCCGTGGGGCCGGCCCTCTTTTTCCACACTTCGCGGCCGAACTCAAGACGGCGCGCCCCTTGCCCCCGGCCCGGCCCCCGGTGTAGCTTCGCCCGCGCCAACCCCGCATCCCTGGAGGCTTCGACCATGATGACCACGGGCGACCGCCTGTCCCTGCTCGTTTCGGGCCTGGGCCCCATCGGCAAGATCCGCCACGCCTCGGGCACCTGGGGCTCGGCCGCCGCCGCCCTGGCCGCGCCGGCGCTTTTCATGCCCCTGCCCTTTTTCGGGCGTCTGCTCGTGTTGGCCGCGGTGTTTTCCATCGGCGGCGTCACGGCCGGCCGGGCCGAGGTCCTGCTTGGCCGCAAGGACCCGGGCCACGTCGTCATCGACGAGCTGGCGGGCCAATGGATCACCTACCTGCCCTTTGCCGCGTTGCCGCCTCTGGAACTGGCGGCCGGATTTTTCCTGTTCCGTGCCTTCGACATCCTCAAGCCGCCGCCCGTGCGCGCCTCGGAGAACTGGCTGCCCGGCGGCTGGGGCATCATGATCGACGATGTGCTGGCCGGGGTCTATGCCGCCGCGTGCCTGGCCGTGCTGCATTGGCTGCGCGGTGCCTGACCGCGAAAGGGACGTTCATGAAAGACGCATCGAGTCCGAGCTCCGTCCAGGATGCCGTCGCCGCCGATCGGCCGGCCGCGACGGAACAGGTTCCGATCGCAACCGCCCTGGCCGACCAGGTCGTCCAGGCCGTGCGCCAGATCGCCGTGCACTACGGGTTGTGGCTGGCCGAGGCCGCCCACCAGTTCGGCCCCGAGGCGGCCGTGGCCATGGAGGCGCGGGTGGGCGAGGCCTACCTGCCGCTGCTTGCCCGGCGCATCGAACGGGCCCTGGGGCTGCCCGGTGCGGTGCCGGACGTCCTGGCCGGCCTTGGCCGGGAGCGCCTGGAGAGCCTGCTCGACGCCTTGTCCGTCTCCTGGCTGGCCGCCGACGGGGTCTGGTTTCGCCAGGTCGAGGACGACAAGGGCCTGCACGACGCCAAGCGGGTCAACGACACCTGCTGGTCGCGCCTGGGGCGGCTGGAG
This Solidesulfovibrio sp. DNA region includes the following protein-coding sequences:
- a CDS encoding methyl-accepting chemotaxis protein — encoded protein: MNNLSISRKLFLLCGISIISAAIIFGVGAYSSWRLTDAGATQAKQAMLDGEKAKIKTATDSLALALAKPLAGLDGKAREAFLRRAIQDVFFEEDRSGYFFVYTGTTNVAHAVNPTLPGKDLGDLRGSDGVYSVRELARAAAGGGGFVTFVWDKPGKGEVPKIGYAAMIPGTDYWIGTGVYVDNVDEVAAGITARMRAMGDRMNLIDGAVFAVMFLLVLLPLGLAISRGIVRPIRETTEAARRIAAGDLDVHLQARGTDEVGRLQRALEDMAGALKANLDALAAKEAEATREAERSALAASQAREAAARVAAANATLREAVSGLTRVAGQVGAATRDLTGLGQDIHQGARQQQESLEATVDAMAQMRDAVAEVAQNAADAAEATGQTRETALGGEAIVRDTVAAMGRLKAMAESLKANMGQLDARSEGIGAVIQVISDIADQTNLLALNAAIEAARAGEAGRGFAVVADEVRKLAEKTMAATGQVGDNIKTIQSMTRDNTEAMDKTMEAVDATASLAGESGDRLRRILGAADAAAAQVRAIAAAAEQQAASARAIMDSMGQVSGIARDNADRAQDASQHFRNLTDQTGALSGLIQRLGNADG
- a CDS encoding NAD-dependent deacylase → MNEALQKAAHLLARASCVVAMTGAGVSVASGIPDFRSPGGLWDRYDPMEVASARALARSPRRAWEFLLDAIAVIGPARPNPAHLALARLEAAGKLAGVVTQNIDGLHQAAGSRNVVEFHGGLGRYFCNGCGRDHDPARAPALTAADIPWLCRDCGGVVRPDIVFFGEAIALDALTKSGQLALAADLILVAGTSGEVAPANLLPREVKARGGAVVEINLVESAYKGLSDVTIAAPAEIALPALADLALS
- the pal gene encoding peptidoglycan-associated lipoprotein Pal; protein product: MMRSRILVLSMLVLMLSLTGFGCAKKAGGPGDGSGSSWEEQERARLEQERALREKMGQAANELAQMIHFAFDSSNLTPEARQILTRKAEIMRQYPQIKVIVEGNCDQRGTAEYNLALGERRAQAAAQYLSNLGIGADRLSTVSYGKERPLDPSNSEAAYAKNRRDEFRATY
- a CDS encoding MotA/TolQ/ExbB proton channel family protein, with translation MDALTPHGGLWAMMANATPTVIFVLSILAFMSLGCWSIIFVKLFTLTAAKRDTARDYTRFQEADSLRAAMHALGQSRQSPAFYVGRMAFEELVRMEQADLDPAEKGHIAMDNIRRVLRQAVSQELAKLSSSLSFLATSANATPFIGLFGTVWGIMNSFHSIGLMQSAALAAVAPGISEALVATAIGLAVAIPAVIAYNFFLGYVTTIEGELVNFAGAFLNRIQREVTWTPREAREEAPEAPRRRAAAERF
- a CDS encoding phosphatidylglycerophosphatase A, with protein sequence MTTGDRLSLLVSGLGPIGKIRHASGTWGSAAAALAAPALFMPLPFFGRLLVLAAVFSIGGVTAGRAEVLLGRKDPGHVVIDELAGQWITYLPFAALPPLELAAGFFLFRAFDILKPPPVRASENWLPGGWGIMIDDVLAGVYAAACLAVLHWLRGA
- a CDS encoding translocation protein TolB codes for the protein MTMRVNMRIIGFLGALALVACLGAGQALAQQSSLAVDIQGPGQAKMNLVMARPFAGGGQLSPADKLQDLINKDLQFLPFLQLVPPSSIPGQVNGATADQIDFKPFAMGKIDVLVTANWKPGPNLGSVELRAFEVYTQKVLVGKGYDGVTDAQLPDIADRFCMELMLALTGQGGFFNSQIAFVKPSSGKGTDIWTVRPTGRGLTRVTSYNELGMAVSPAWSFDGRRIAFTLIGSRSHYLGVWSGGGKPQVYTLPSTNVVSPRFMPDGQIAVSLALHGKADIYVLGANYQPGRAIATSPGIDVSPTFDASGRLMAYVSDETGSPNIYVKDVSGGSPRRLTSSGYNTNPSMSPDGKLVAFTKQLGGAQKVFVHDLSTGQETQVTSGGGSDENPSFSPDGYFIAFSSTRSGQKKIYVTTRHGAPPVMIPTGDGAAQMPAWGPLPQ
- the tolA gene encoding cell envelope integrity protein TolA gives rise to the protein MRVLGWIFSIFLHLTVVLASLVFVNLEPVKFQLNVPVYEVDLVSLGAPGLPPGEAGLPPGPKGPGDRPELGPPEPAGGDDGGPAEAELPEPAQAPPTPAKPAAPEPVAAIPRAPEPEPSRPEPKKPEPKPEPKPEPKATPIPTEQAKPEPKPDFKKLEEATKKAEDAKKKIEEAKKLEEAKKVEEARKKAEETKKAEEAKKKAEEAKKAEEAKKKAEDAKKAEEAKKAAEAAKAAAAAKEASDKNTLAQALKDAKAKAGSGSGSGSGSGSGKGEAGGDPLAKALADARRLAGGGGGGGTPGGTGGGGGGGVTMGVYAQIVNREVKKNWRFPQSGAKQQLLAVVEVHIDKDGRIQNYRLIQSSGQPNFDASTVKSVAETDTLPPPPTGLNVLQLRFSSQELGH
- a CDS encoding DUF6125 family protein, giving the protein MKDASSPSSVQDAVAADRPAATEQVPIATALADQVVQAVRQIAVHYGLWLAEAAHQFGPEAAVAMEARVGEAYLPLLARRIERALGLPGAVPDVLAGLGRERLESLLDALSVSWLAADGVWFRQVEDDKGLHDAKRVNDTCWSRLGRLEAVWAKGALGLAEAGGLATLRAALGQRLVGRVNAWDIVEDGPDGFVLRMLRCRVQSSRTRQGLPPYPCLSGGTVEFTAFAAGIDPAIRVACVSCPPEVTRDDCACAWRFSLPVAGA
- the tolR gene encoding protein TolR, which produces MGAQVGGRGRVMSDINVTPFVDVMLVLLIIFMVTAPMMTQGLQVDLPQTRSVSVLPKESDALVLTIKADGALFLDKYQVELGDLEGQVRQLVTNQKKQLFLRADQAVPYGTVVRVMGLVKAAGVDKLGVVAEEEKTAPAGPAAKKK